One part of the Eucalyptus grandis isolate ANBG69807.140 chromosome 10, ASM1654582v1, whole genome shotgun sequence genome encodes these proteins:
- the LOC104423902 gene encoding LOW QUALITY PROTEIN: formate dehydrogenase, mitochondrial (The sequence of the model RefSeq protein was modified relative to this genomic sequence to represent the inferred CDS: inserted 2 bases in 2 codons) produces MAMKHAGVSAIRALCSSPSLTRRVHSTAGSKKIVGVFYKGNENAELNPNFVGTVERGLGIRDWLESQGHQYVVTDDKEGPDCELEKHLSDLHVLITTPFHPAYVTAERIKKAKNLQLLLTAGIGSDHIDLKAAAEAGLTVAEVTGSNVVSVAEDELMRILILVRNFLPGYHQVINGDWNVAGIAHRAYDLEGKTVGTIGAGRIGRLLLQRLKPFNCNLLYHDRVKIDPELEVQTGAKFEEDLDAMLPKCDIIVLNTPLTEKTRGMLDKERISKMKKGVLIVNNARGALVDTQAVADACASGHIGGYSGDVWFPQPAPKDHPWRYMPNXAMTPHISGTTIDAQLRYAAGTKDMLDRYFKGEEFPXQNYIVKEGVLAPQYQ; encoded by the exons ATGGCGATGAAGCATGCCGGTGTGTCTGCCATCAGAGCTCTTTGTTCGTCTCCGAGCTTGACTCGACGAGTCCAT TCTACTGCTGGAAGCAAGAAGATCGTGGGTGTGTTCTACAAGGGCAATGAGAATGCCGAGTTGAATCCCAATTTCGTGGGCACTGTCGAGAGAGGTCTGGGCATACGCGACTGGCTGGAATCGCAGGGCCATCAGTACGTAGTCACAGATGACAAAGAGGGACCAGACTGCG AACTTGAAAAGCATCTTTCCGATCTTCATGTCCTCATAACGACCCCCTTTCACCCTGCCTATGTTACTGCGGAAAGGATCAAGAAGGCGAAGAATCTGCAGCTTCTTCTCACTGCTGGGATTGGTTCCGATCACATCGATTTGAAGGCTGCGGCTGAGGCAGGGTTGACAGTTGCAGAAGTCACTGGAAGCAATGTAGTTTCGGTTGCAGAGGATGAGCTCATGAGAATTCTCATTCTTGTAAGGAACTTTTTGCCTGGATATCATCAGGTCATCAATGGGGACTGGAATGTGGCTGGCATAGCACACAGAGCTTATGATCTCGAAGGAAAAACTGTCGGGACCATTGGTGCTGGGCGAATTGGCAGGCTTTTGCTACAGAGATTGAAGCCTTTCAACTGCAATCTCCTTTATCACGACCGTGTCAAAATTGATCCGGAACTGGAGGTTCAGACTGGTGCAAAATTTGAGGAGGACCTCGATGCAATGCTTCCGAAATGTGACATAATTGTGCTCAACACCCCTCTGACTGAGAAAACAAG AGGAATGCTTGATAAAGAGAGGATTTCCAAGATGAAGAAAGGTGTGCTTATCGTCAACAATGCTAGAGGAGCGCTCGTGGATACACAAGCTGTTGCTGACGCCTGTGCCAGTGGACACATCGGAG GTTATAGTGGAGATGTCTGGTTCCCACAGCCTGCACCGAAGGACCACCCCTGGCGGTACATGCCGA AGGCCATGACGCCTCATATTTCCGGCACAACTATAGACGCCCAG CTGCGATATGCGGCCGGAACCAAAGACATGCTGGATAGGTACTTCAAGGGAGAGGAATTCC TCCAGAATTACATCGTCAAGGAGGGCGTGCTGGCCCCTCAGTACCAGTGA